From Companilactobacillus heilongjiangensis, one genomic window encodes:
- a CDS encoding amino acid ABC transporter permease: MMNYIFEILPSLLSGTAMTLKVFFWTIICSLPLGVLVSLGRSSKFKPLSWLLSFYIWVMRGTPLLLQLIFVFYGLPNMPFAHIVFERYDAALFAFILNYTAYFAEIFRGGFGTISKGQFEGAKVLGLNYWQTIRKIIIPQVVKIVLPSIGNEVINLVKDSSLVYVIGLGDLLRAGNIASSRDVTLLPLVLVGVIYLLLTLICTWALKVLEKRFSYYR, from the coding sequence ATGATGAATTATATCTTTGAGATTTTACCGTCATTATTAAGCGGTACAGCAATGACATTAAAAGTTTTCTTTTGGACAATCATTTGTTCATTGCCATTAGGGGTCTTGGTATCACTCGGACGCAGCTCCAAATTTAAACCACTCAGCTGGTTGTTATCATTTTATATTTGGGTCATGCGTGGAACTCCATTACTTTTGCAATTAATTTTCGTATTCTACGGATTGCCAAACATGCCATTCGCACATATCGTTTTCGAGAGATATGACGCCGCACTCTTCGCTTTCATCCTGAACTATACAGCTTACTTTGCCGAAATCTTCCGTGGTGGTTTTGGAACTATCAGCAAGGGTCAATTCGAAGGTGCTAAGGTGCTTGGATTGAATTACTGGCAAACAATTAGAAAAATTATTATTCCTCAAGTTGTCAAAATCGTGCTTCCTTCAATTGGTAACGAAGTCATCAACTTGGTCAAGGATTCATCTTTAGTTTACGTAATTGGATTGGGCGACTTGTTGCGAGCCGGAAACATTGCCAGTTCACGTGACGTAACTTTACTTCCATTAGTCTTGGTCGGTGTCATTTATTTACTACTAACTTTGATCTGTACATGGGCATTGAAAGTCTTAGAAAAACGCTTCAGCTATTACC
- a CDS encoding PadR family transcriptional regulator: MAIQVSTEILEGSVLALLTKEDYYGYAITREIKKVFPISESTMYPILRRLKKEDWLSTYDEAYEGRNRRYYKITDQGLRRLDEIRGNWQELKAATDAILEGNNEE, from the coding sequence ATGGCAATTCAAGTTTCGACTGAGATTCTTGAGGGTTCAGTTTTAGCTCTGTTGACCAAAGAGGATTACTACGGTTATGCGATTACTAGGGAAATCAAGAAAGTTTTTCCCATATCAGAATCAACTATGTATCCCATCTTGCGTCGCCTGAAAAAAGAGGATTGGTTGAGTACCTACGATGAGGCCTATGAAGGTCGGAATCGTCGCTACTATAAGATTACCGATCAGGGTCTAAGACGTTTGGATGAAATCAGAGGCAATTGGCAAGAATTAAAGGCAGCTACGGATGCTATCTTGGAGGGGAATAATGAAGAATAA
- a CDS encoding DUF1700 domain-containing protein — protein sequence MKNKAIDTYIDEFEIYLHQLSDKEKQDVLEFYREYIIDANLQSSDAIINELGTPKHLARKVLADYSIKMSEENYQSVDNGQMTGNQRFSKNLKMIGLVILALMASPVAIMIAVILIPLIVLFLGLGVLFILLFLFMVAMSVVGGIGAIFIGLSVMFQSFATTVFYVGVGLLILGVDFFIIPIIIALLKWFFSVIVIFFRWLGKKMLRGRKTPMKGEKENA from the coding sequence ATGAAGAATAAAGCGATTGATACTTATATTGATGAATTTGAAATATATTTACATCAATTAAGTGATAAAGAAAAACAAGATGTGCTTGAATTTTATCGAGAATATATCATTGATGCTAATTTACAATCATCAGATGCCATTATTAATGAGTTGGGAACACCAAAACATTTGGCACGTAAGGTTTTGGCAGACTATTCGATTAAGATGTCAGAGGAAAATTATCAAAGTGTCGATAATGGACAGATGACAGGCAATCAACGTTTTTCCAAAAATTTGAAAATGATTGGCTTAGTTATCTTGGCGTTAATGGCATCACCAGTGGCAATTATGATTGCTGTTATATTGATTCCATTAATTGTCTTGTTCTTAGGTTTAGGAGTTTTGTTCATTCTTCTATTCCTATTCATGGTCGCCATGTCAGTAGTCGGCGGAATTGGAGCTATCTTTATCGGATTATCGGTTATGTTCCAATCATTTGCGACAACAGTTTTCTATGTTGGTGTCGGACTATTGATTCTAGGTGTCGACTTCTTCATCATTCCAATCATCATTGCATTACTCAAATGGTTCTTCAGTGTCATCGTGATTTTCTTCCGTTGGTTAGGTAAAAAGATGTTACGTGGAAGAAAAACTCCAATGAAGGGGGAAAAAGAAAATGCGTAA
- a CDS encoding DUF4097 family beta strand repeat-containing protein, translating into MRKYFVTGFYLLIAGGLLLLGGILMGANRSVVWDHGFKVAQVKNETYPLSDFDNIYVEGRDTDINIKFGDRYKIHIDGDKSQAPTYSVKDGTLTVNGSDKKGRVGVDVLGREKVTITIPMNKTLDNVDLRTANSKIRISDVTINNLIKTAKDMDYDADMSLNDVTIHNAKKIDLYNADFELKNSNITNLSLTASAHSEIEAENATLKNPSINLDQSSLDVDESNIDSMKVFVNHGKVEIEKSVFMNNNQVRLLNTSRFEGEKLTVDGLKLNTDKGVVRYFDKSYGTSFENKTDATNLLDVKATKGTITVK; encoded by the coding sequence ATGCGTAAGTATTTCGTGACGGGATTTTATTTATTGATTGCCGGTGGCTTATTATTACTAGGTGGAATCCTAATGGGCGCCAATCGTTCAGTTGTTTGGGATCACGGTTTCAAGGTGGCTCAAGTTAAAAATGAGACTTATCCGTTATCTGACTTTGACAATATTTACGTTGAAGGCCGAGATACTGATATCAATATTAAGTTTGGTGACCGTTATAAGATTCATATCGATGGTGATAAGTCTCAAGCCCCAACTTATAGTGTTAAAGATGGTACTTTGACAGTGAATGGCAGCGACAAAAAGGGACGTGTAGGTGTTGACGTTTTAGGACGTGAAAAAGTAACCATCACCATTCCAATGAATAAAACTTTAGATAACGTTGATTTAAGAACTGCTAATAGCAAAATTCGTATCAGTGATGTAACGATAAATAATTTGATTAAAACCGCTAAAGATATGGATTATGATGCCGATATGTCGCTGAATGATGTAACGATACATAACGCCAAAAAGATTGATTTATATAACGCTGACTTTGAATTGAAAAATTCTAATATTACAAATCTTTCATTGACTGCCAGCGCACATTCAGAAATTGAAGCAGAAAATGCAACACTAAAAAATCCTAGTATTAATTTGGATCAATCCAGTTTGGACGTTGATGAATCAAATATTGATTCAATGAAGGTTTTTGTTAATCATGGAAAAGTTGAAATAGAAAAATCTGTCTTTATGAACAATAATCAAGTTAGACTGTTGAATACTAGCCGTTTTGAAGGTGAGAAGTTGACTGTTGACGGATTAAAACTCAATACGGATAAAGGTGTTGTTCGTTATTTCGATAAGAGTTATGGAACTAGTTTTGAAAATAAAACTGATGCCACTAACTTGCTTGACGTAAAAGCTACTAAAGGAACGATTACAGTTAAGTAG
- a CDS encoding DUF975 family protein, which yields MNTNFNRISAIEIRREAHRAFRKDIKGNISLNVIPILLRFLAVFFGTKLYTSWMANLNVNLADPNQTSQRLAEISSNMANDPSSVDKYMLTLTPQTSVIVYAFMFFFIMACVGVSYTVLDKLRNPDYQINALRDSLQAFSGRYFFPMIFITALFGLFLEAGFMLYFIPGVWFLLIFSQVFLVFKDDVESQQGKWSLRMAFSTFSRSSILMRGYKWTYFSLCLEFFFWEILNAMTHELLSVWLQPYEQLTMTVFYQKVLENNQQK from the coding sequence ATGAATACTAACTTTAATCGAATATCTGCCATAGAAATTCGTCGTGAGGCTCACAGAGCTTTTCGAAAAGATATTAAAGGAAATATTTCTTTAAATGTAATTCCAATCTTATTGAGATTCTTGGCAGTGTTTTTTGGAACAAAACTTTATACTTCTTGGATGGCTAATCTGAACGTTAATTTGGCCGATCCAAATCAGACAAGTCAACGCTTAGCCGAAATTTCGTCTAACATGGCGAATGATCCAAGTTCAGTTGATAAATATATGTTAACTTTAACGCCACAGACAAGTGTTATTGTCTACGCTTTTATGTTCTTCTTTATCATGGCTTGTGTTGGAGTTTCCTATACAGTACTTGATAAATTACGAAATCCAGATTATCAAATCAATGCTTTACGTGACAGTTTGCAGGCTTTCTCGGGACGTTATTTCTTCCCAATGATTTTCATTACAGCACTGTTTGGACTATTTCTGGAAGCAGGGTTTATGTTGTATTTCATTCCAGGTGTCTGGTTCCTGTTGATTTTTTCACAAGTATTCTTAGTATTTAAGGATGATGTTGAGAGTCAACAAGGTAAGTGGTCATTACGAATGGCATTTTCAACTTTTAGTCGTAGTTCAATTTTGATGCGAGGTTATAAGTGGACGTACTTTTCATTGTGCTTAGAATTTTTCTTCTGGGAAATTTTGAACGCTATGACGCATGAATTATTGTCCGTTTGGTTACAGCCTTACGAGCAATTAACAATGACAGTCTTTTATCAAAAAGTTTTAGAGAATAATCAACAAAAATAA
- a CDS encoding metal-dependent transcriptional regulator — protein MSPNKENYLKTIYELNYDFTKITNKRISEIMNVSAPSVTEMLNALASEGYLTHSPYNKIVLTPKGNKVSEKLVRTHRLWEVFLHEKLKYPVDNVHHNADALEHSSDDDLVDHLNDFLDHPQRCPHGGIIPGNGQGETDADDKLLSMVPDGAKVQIVRVSDNYDFLQYFGSLNLEIDDTIEIIKHEKFDNSLVVRKADGTNITIGAKAIDYIFVENR, from the coding sequence TTGTCCCCTAACAAAGAAAATTATTTAAAAACTATATATGAACTAAATTATGACTTTACCAAAATAACTAACAAACGCATCTCCGAAATCATGAATGTTTCCGCCCCATCAGTAACAGAAATGTTGAATGCGTTGGCTAGTGAAGGCTATTTAACACACTCACCATATAACAAAATCGTGTTGACTCCTAAAGGGAATAAAGTTTCCGAAAAACTAGTCCGCACGCATAGATTATGGGAAGTCTTTTTGCATGAGAAGCTTAAATATCCCGTTGATAACGTACACCATAACGCCGATGCCCTAGAACATTCATCAGATGACGACCTAGTTGATCACCTGAATGATTTTCTAGATCATCCACAACGTTGCCCACATGGTGGAATTATCCCCGGAAACGGCCAAGGTGAAACTGATGCCGATGATAAACTACTAAGTATGGTGCCAGATGGTGCCAAAGTTCAAATCGTCAGAGTATCCGATAATTATGACTTCCTACAATATTTTGGAAGTCTAAATTTGGAAATTGACGATACCATAGAAATTATTAAACATGAGAAGTTTGATAATTCATTAGTAGTTCGCAAAGCTGATGGTACCAACATTACAATCGGTGCAAAAGCTATCGATTATATCTTCGTTGAAAATAGATAA
- a CDS encoding HdeD family acid-resistance protein yields MSEPKRRFDWFGFIIGLISLYAGYLVIWYPLKSLSTLAVIFGVFVILRGVYQLWFGSQMTRFLGVRSGWTIFGAVVNIIIGIIFISHLNVGVAVIVYMFAIWFLIDAIFQILTSRFYHFFGKKYYILIVILACLNLLFAIILLFNPVLAGSFIVFMLAFFFFATGISEIIEAF; encoded by the coding sequence ATGAGTGAACCAAAGCGTCGTTTTGACTGGTTCGGTTTTATTATTGGGCTGATTTCTTTATACGCCGGATATTTAGTTATTTGGTATCCATTGAAGAGTTTATCGACTCTGGCCGTAATTTTTGGGGTCTTCGTTATTTTGCGTGGAGTTTATCAATTGTGGTTTGGATCACAGATGACAAGATTTCTAGGCGTTCGCAGTGGTTGGACGATTTTTGGAGCCGTTGTTAATATTATTATTGGTATTATTTTTATTTCTCACCTGAATGTGGGAGTCGCAGTAATCGTCTATATGTTTGCCATCTGGTTCTTGATAGATGCTATTTTCCAAATTTTAACATCACGTTTCTACCACTTCTTTGGGAAAAAGTATTACATCTTGATTGTGATTTTAGCTTGCTTGAACTTGCTATTCGCTATCATTTTGTTATTCAATCCAGTTTTGGCCGGTAGTTTCATCGTCTTCATGTTGGCATTTTTCTTCTTTGCCACCGGAATTTCCGAAATTATCGAAGCATTTTAA
- a CDS encoding DUF1828 domain-containing protein: MNTDKWINDYIQWMKTKYSIKSFDDGDEIMTPFTNIIGDRIAIYVSQIDDNEIQLSDDGNTLNDLVLLGIDINSNVRLRIIKDILQSFKVQLTSDQVLKINGKKEDFPIMKQSLIQTILRIDDLLMTRKSNVKNLFFEDVMSYFDDKEFKGLPNYPVTGGSGNTYKISYAIGKSKSRPLQLIQILNNADFQRISAEIVTFEDLRGNIDYKKNNMNYSVVFNDIDNSISDKTKNIAQIRGLDIIPWSNKETILKLRN, from the coding sequence ATGAACACTGACAAATGGATAAACGATTATATACAATGGATGAAAACTAAATATTCAATTAAATCATTTGACGATGGCGATGAAATAATGACTCCTTTTACAAATATTATCGGGGATCGAATAGCGATATATGTTTCTCAAATCGATGATAATGAAATTCAACTATCTGATGATGGGAATACCCTTAATGATTTAGTTTTGCTGGGTATCGATATCAATAGTAATGTACGATTAAGAATTATAAAAGATATTCTTCAATCCTTTAAAGTCCAATTAACTTCTGATCAAGTCTTAAAGATCAATGGTAAAAAAGAAGACTTTCCAATAATGAAACAGTCATTAATTCAAACCATTCTGAGAATTGATGATTTATTAATGACTCGTAAAAGTAATGTTAAAAATTTATTCTTTGAAGATGTTATGAGTTACTTTGACGATAAAGAATTCAAAGGATTACCTAATTACCCTGTAACTGGAGGCAGTGGAAATACTTATAAAATTTCATATGCAATCGGAAAATCAAAAAGCAGGCCCTTACAATTAATTCAAATACTGAATAATGCAGATTTCCAAAGAATCTCTGCAGAGATTGTTACGTTTGAAGATTTAAGGGGAAATATCGATTACAAAAAAAATAATATGAATTATTCAGTTGTTTTTAACGATATCGACAATAGTATTTCAGACAAAACTAAAAACATTGCGCAAATACGTGGCTTGGATATAATTCCATGGAGTAATAAAGAAACGATTTTAAAGCTGAGAAATTGA